In a genomic window of Gossypium arboreum isolate Shixiya-1 chromosome 7, ASM2569848v2, whole genome shotgun sequence:
- the LOC128279350 gene encoding uncharacterized protein LOC128279350, protein MPMDRTLQSESMRSPTVLSIECIKGSSKADEWTVDMLQTGDIVEEIRIGSGSALSHKAPFKGGKSGVQKILHTSYRNKETSILVRVRRASDEFAQLQACIVPNETGGKKQYMLRSIADPNYTVGFSDRSESECFELQGEFLLSNLVFLSVIECMHFVVTSPLLALNLLKSHLSELFT, encoded by the coding sequence ATGCCGATGGACCGAACCCTACAATCAGAGAGCATGAGATCGCCGACTGTACTATCAATCGAATGTATAAAAGGGAGCTCCAAAGCTGACGAATGGACCGTAGACATGCTCCAGACGGGGGATATTGTGGAAGAGATTCGAATTGGATCCGGCTCTGCTCTCTCCCATAAGGCACCTTTTAAAGGCGGCAAGAGCGGAGTTCAGAAGATCCTTCACACCTCCTATAGGAACAAGGAGACCTCGATCCTCGTCCGGGTCAGGCGAGCCAGCGACGAGTTCGCTCAGTTACAGGCATGTATCGTGCCTAACGAGACTGGCGGGAAAAAGCAATATATGTTAAGGTCTATAGCGGATCCCAATTACACTGTCGGGTTCTCGGATCGCTCCGAGTCCGAGTGCTTCGAGTTGCAAGGtgagtttcttttatcaaatttagTCTTTCTTTCAGTGATTGAATGCATGCATTTCGTAGTAACTAGTCCTCTGCTCGCACTTAATTT